Proteins encoded in a region of the Candidatus Dormiibacterota bacterium genome:
- a CDS encoding sigma 54-interacting transcriptional regulator, with translation MATLPQTVGDLRRSEYGVTSVKAELRRNLIRKLSSGEPLFPGIRGYDDTVLPQLENAILAGQDIVLLGERGQAKSRLVRALISLLDDHIPAIAGCEINDDPYAPICRRCRDLVADHGDGTAITWIGRERRYSEKLATPDTSIADLIGEVDPIRVAEGRYLSDELTIHFGLVPRTNRGIFAINELPDLAERIQVGLLNVIEERDVQIRGYRIRLPLDVYVVATANPEDYTNRGRIITPLKDRFGAQIRTHYPRTIEHEIAIVEQEHTVFEDSPADVRVPAYMKEIIAEITHLARRSPQVNQRSGVSVRVSIANYENLASNALRRAIRRGEKEAVPRISDLPSLVASSSGKLELETWEEGDDTAVFEKIIRTATSNVFRRHFTVQEFADVVQRFDRSGFTVEVSDAAVADTYLPVVRDLGGLERVLTKLDEPSTPASQAAALEFVLEGLHLSKRLNKTPVDGSAIYGG, from the coding sequence ATGGCCACTCTTCCGCAGACCGTCGGCGACCTGCGGCGCTCGGAGTACGGTGTCACCTCCGTGAAGGCGGAGCTGCGCCGCAACCTGATCCGCAAGCTGAGCTCAGGCGAGCCGCTCTTCCCCGGCATCCGGGGCTACGACGACACCGTCCTCCCCCAGCTGGAGAACGCAATCCTCGCCGGCCAGGACATCGTCCTGCTCGGTGAGCGCGGCCAGGCCAAGTCCCGCCTGGTGCGCGCTCTGATCTCGCTGCTCGACGACCACATCCCCGCGATCGCCGGCTGCGAGATCAACGACGACCCCTACGCGCCGATCTGCCGGCGCTGCCGGGACCTGGTCGCCGACCACGGCGACGGCACCGCGATCACCTGGATCGGGCGGGAGCGCCGCTACTCGGAGAAGCTCGCGACCCCCGACACCAGCATCGCCGACCTCATCGGGGAGGTCGATCCCATCCGGGTCGCCGAGGGCCGCTACCTCAGCGACGAGCTCACCATCCACTTCGGGCTGGTGCCCCGCACCAACCGCGGCATCTTCGCGATCAACGAGCTTCCCGACCTCGCCGAGCGCATCCAGGTGGGCCTGCTCAACGTCATCGAGGAGCGCGACGTCCAGATCCGCGGCTACCGGATCCGCCTGCCCCTCGACGTCTACGTGGTGGCCACCGCCAATCCCGAGGACTACACCAACCGCGGGCGGATCATCACCCCGCTCAAGGACCGCTTCGGGGCGCAGATCCGCACCCACTACCCGCGCACCATCGAGCACGAGATCGCCATCGTCGAGCAGGAGCACACCGTCTTCGAGGACTCGCCCGCCGACGTGCGCGTGCCCGCCTACATGAAGGAGATCATCGCCGAGATCACCCACCTGGCCCGGCGCAGCCCCCAGGTGAACCAGCGCAGCGGGGTCTCGGTTCGGGTCAGCATCGCCAACTACGAGAACCTCGCGAGCAACGCGTTGCGGCGCGCCATCCGCAGGGGCGAGAAGGAGGCGGTGCCGCGGATCAGCGACCTGCCCTCGCTGGTCGCGTCCAGCTCGGGCAAGCTGGAGCTGGAGACCTGGGAGGAGGGCGACGACACCGCGGTCTTCGAGAAGATCATCCGCACCGCCACCAGCAACGTCTTCCGGCGCCACTTCACGGTGCAGGAGTTCGCGGACGTGGTGCAGCGGTTCGACCGCAGCGGCTTCACCGTCGAGGTCAGCGACGCGGCCGTGGCCGACACCTACCTGCCGGTGGTGCGCGACCTCGGCGGGCTGGAGCGGGTGCTGACCAAGCTCGACGAGCCCTCGACCCCCGCCTCTCAGGCGGCGGCGCTGGAGTTCGTGCTCGAGGGCCTGCACCTCAGCAAGCGGCTGAACAAGACGCCGGTCGACGGCAGCGCGATCTACGGCGGATGA
- a CDS encoding cobyrinate a,c-diamide synthase → MYDEVTLPRLVVAGVCAGTGKTTVTLGLVAALRRRGRSVQTYKVGPGFLDCAYLAHASRRPCRNLDAWMLGDEGVRRSLARGALGSDCAVIEGANGIYDGHGRGPGEEHGAYPFPGSTAELARIARSPVILVIDAAAIGETAAAIALGVRQLDPRLRLIGVMLNNVASDHHRRLVEDAVWGYATLPVLGALPADKACGIPELHMGLLPVAQAPRIDAAIEQVADAVERHCDLELIERLMAAADPLPGVGPAPPAAEGERVRLGVAYDDAFCFYYPENLELLQEAGAEIVPFSPLDETLPRDLDGLYLGGGFSDVFAPRLSSNHGLFEALRRVHAQGLPIYAECGGLMLLGRSLRTADGNLHDMAGLVPVEVATRSATPRAGYRTLRLMEDCMLGAAGGRLRGHEYHACSLVGPGTFEGSRPRPAWSVHDSDGEPLGCEGWVEGDLVASFLHLHFGQDPSIADRLVGRMRETTRLRRAAGVVPA, encoded by the coding sequence ATGTACGACGAGGTGACCCTCCCCCGGCTGGTCGTGGCGGGGGTGTGCGCGGGCACCGGCAAGACCACGGTGACGCTGGGCCTGGTCGCCGCGCTCCGCCGCAGGGGTCGCAGCGTGCAGACCTACAAGGTGGGTCCCGGCTTCCTCGACTGCGCGTACCTGGCCCACGCCAGCCGCCGTCCCTGCCGCAACCTCGACGCGTGGATGCTCGGCGACGAGGGGGTGCGCCGCTCGCTCGCCCGCGGCGCCCTCGGCTCCGACTGCGCGGTCATCGAGGGGGCCAACGGCATCTACGACGGCCACGGCCGTGGCCCCGGCGAGGAGCACGGCGCCTACCCGTTCCCGGGCAGCACCGCCGAGCTGGCCCGGATCGCCCGCTCCCCGGTGATCCTGGTCATCGACGCCGCGGCCATCGGCGAGACCGCCGCCGCCATCGCCCTCGGGGTGCGGCAGCTCGACCCCCGGCTGCGGCTGATCGGGGTGATGCTCAACAACGTCGCCAGCGACCACCACCGCCGCCTCGTCGAGGACGCGGTCTGGGGCTACGCCACCCTCCCGGTGCTCGGCGCGCTGCCCGCCGACAAGGCGTGCGGCATCCCCGAGCTGCACATGGGGCTGCTGCCGGTGGCCCAGGCGCCGCGCATCGACGCCGCCATCGAGCAGGTCGCCGACGCCGTCGAGCGCCACTGCGACCTCGAGCTCATCGAACGGCTGATGGCCGCCGCCGACCCGCTCCCCGGCGTGGGCCCGGCGCCGCCCGCCGCCGAGGGCGAGCGGGTGCGCCTCGGGGTGGCCTACGACGACGCCTTCTGCTTCTACTACCCGGAGAACCTCGAGCTGCTCCAGGAGGCGGGCGCGGAGATCGTCCCCTTCTCGCCGCTCGACGAGACCCTGCCCCGCGACCTCGACGGCCTCTACCTGGGCGGCGGCTTCTCCGACGTCTTCGCTCCCCGGCTCAGCTCCAACCACGGCCTCTTCGAGGCCCTCCGCCGGGTCCACGCCCAGGGGCTGCCGATCTACGCGGAGTGCGGCGGCCTGATGCTGCTCGGCCGCTCGCTGCGCACCGCCGACGGCAACCTCCACGACATGGCCGGGCTGGTCCCGGTCGAGGTGGCCACCCGCTCGGCGACGCCCCGGGCCGGCTATCGCACCCTGCGGCTGATGGAGGACTGCATGCTCGGCGCCGCCGGCGGGCGGCTGCGCGGCCACGAGTACCACGCCTGCTCGCTGGTCGGCCCGGGCACCTTCGAGGGCAGCCGCCCCCGCCCCGCCTGGTCGGTGCACGACTCCGACGGCGAGCCGCTCGGCTGCGAGGGCTGGGTCGAGGGCGACCTGGTGGCCTCCTTCCTGCACCTCCACTTCGGGCAGGACCCGAGCATCGCCGACCGCCTGGTCGGGCGCATGCGCGAGACCACCCGGCTCCGCCGGGCGGCCGGCGTGGTGCCCGCCTGA
- a CDS encoding VWA domain-containing protein — MSNPDFRPRRFASWDGTQDPLGPDVEELFSRLSEDVFHGWDFDSALRRLLSQGWRDKGGKRLLGIEEMMEQLRRRRQQQLERFNLDGIFKDIREKLDAVLRTERQGIGERLEQASDDSARRVLERVAKTRRETLDKLPEEPAGAIRELQQYEFMDPRAEQAFQKLLEELKKGIVDTHFKEMSERLQQMSGQDMSVLREMIHDLNALMRERLEGIPPEQLQAHYQAFLRRWGRMFPDAPPTFEEFLEQLQRQLARMDSLMQSLSPEMRRQLGELMESAFGDAELQAELSQLAGALELLSPRQRLGNRYSFFGGEELPLDEAMDLMGRLQSMERLEQSLRDAYRGHDLDAESREQLRELLGEDAAASHDQLQRMLRKLEESGLVQRDGRNLQLTARGMRRIGQKALGDLFSRLKRDRFGNHELHAAGHGGERSDDSKPYEFGDTFALDVEKTVMNAVRREASELRGAPRSAGVLRPTPRLAPEDFEVHRSDATARSCTVLMLDMSRSMPLRGYFYAAKKVALALDSLIRTQFPRDTLHIVGFSDYARVIPPATLPQLTYTEYVYGTNMQHGLMLARHLLGRHPGANKQIIIVSDGEPTAHMEGSHAVFFYPPLPETFHKTLVEVQRCTRDHITINTFMLESNYHLVQFVKQMTRLNRGRAFFISPDRLGDYILIDYVSQRGRAA; from the coding sequence ATGAGCAACCCCGACTTCCGGCCGCGACGCTTCGCCTCCTGGGACGGCACCCAGGACCCGCTGGGCCCCGACGTCGAGGAGCTCTTCTCGCGGCTCAGCGAGGACGTCTTCCACGGCTGGGACTTCGACTCGGCGCTGCGCCGGCTGCTCAGCCAGGGCTGGCGCGACAAGGGCGGCAAGCGGCTGCTCGGGATCGAGGAGATGATGGAGCAGCTCCGCCGCCGCCGTCAGCAGCAGCTGGAGCGCTTCAACCTCGACGGCATCTTCAAGGACATCAGGGAGAAGCTCGACGCGGTGCTGCGCACCGAGCGCCAGGGCATCGGCGAGCGCCTCGAGCAGGCCTCGGACGACAGCGCCCGCCGGGTGCTGGAGCGGGTGGCGAAGACCCGGCGCGAGACCCTCGACAAGCTCCCCGAGGAGCCCGCCGGCGCCATCCGCGAGCTGCAGCAGTACGAGTTCATGGACCCCCGCGCCGAGCAGGCCTTCCAGAAGCTGCTCGAGGAGCTGAAGAAGGGCATCGTCGACACCCACTTCAAGGAGATGTCCGAGCGCCTGCAGCAGATGTCCGGGCAGGACATGTCGGTGCTGCGGGAGATGATCCACGACCTCAACGCGCTGATGCGCGAGCGCCTCGAGGGCATCCCCCCGGAGCAGCTCCAGGCCCACTACCAGGCGTTCCTGCGCAGGTGGGGCCGGATGTTCCCCGACGCGCCCCCGACCTTCGAGGAGTTCCTCGAGCAGCTGCAGCGGCAGCTCGCCCGGATGGACTCGCTGATGCAGTCGCTCTCACCGGAGATGCGCCGCCAGCTCGGCGAGCTGATGGAGTCGGCGTTCGGCGACGCCGAGCTGCAGGCCGAGCTCTCACAGCTCGCCGGGGCGCTGGAGCTGCTCTCGCCGCGGCAGCGGCTGGGCAACCGGTACTCGTTCTTCGGCGGCGAGGAGCTGCCCCTGGACGAGGCCATGGACCTGATGGGCCGGCTGCAGTCGATGGAGCGGCTGGAGCAGTCGCTGCGCGACGCCTACCGCGGCCACGACCTCGACGCCGAGAGCCGCGAGCAGCTCCGCGAGCTGCTCGGGGAGGACGCCGCCGCCAGCCACGACCAGCTCCAGCGGATGCTCCGCAAGCTCGAGGAGAGCGGCCTGGTGCAGCGTGACGGGCGCAACCTCCAGCTCACCGCCCGGGGGATGCGGCGGATCGGCCAGAAGGCCCTCGGCGACCTCTTCAGCCGGCTCAAGCGCGATCGCTTCGGCAACCACGAGCTGCACGCCGCGGGCCACGGCGGCGAGCGCAGCGACGACAGCAAGCCCTACGAGTTCGGCGACACCTTCGCCCTCGACGTCGAGAAGACGGTGATGAACGCGGTCCGCCGCGAGGCCTCCGAGCTGCGGGGCGCGCCGCGCAGCGCCGGGGTGCTGCGGCCGACGCCGCGGCTGGCCCCCGAGGACTTCGAGGTGCACCGCAGCGACGCCACCGCCCGCTCCTGCACGGTGCTGATGCTCGACATGAGCCGGAGCATGCCGCTGCGGGGCTACTTCTACGCCGCCAAGAAGGTGGCGCTGGCGCTCGACTCGCTGATCCGCACCCAGTTCCCGCGCGACACCCTGCACATCGTGGGGTTCAGCGACTACGCCCGGGTGATCCCGCCGGCGACGCTGCCCCAGCTCACCTACACCGAGTACGTGTACGGCACCAACATGCAGCACGGGCTGATGCTCGCGCGCCACCTGCTCGGCCGCCACCCCGGCGCCAACAAGCAGATCATCATCGTCAGCGACGGCGAGCCCACCGCGCACATGGAGGGCTCCCACGCGGTGTTCTTCTACCCGCCGCTGCCGGAGACCTTCCACAAGACCCTGGTCGAGGTGCAGCGCTGCACCCGCGACCACATCACGATCAACACCTTCATGCTCGAGTCGAACTACCACCTGGTGCAGTTCGTCAAGCAGATGACCCGCCTCAACCGCGGGCGCGCCTTCTTCATCAGCCCCGACCGGCTCGGCGACTACATCCTCATCGACTACGTCTCCCAGCGCGGCAGGGCCGCCTGA